A window of Nicotiana tabacum cultivar K326 chromosome 24, ASM71507v2, whole genome shotgun sequence contains these coding sequences:
- the LOC107832471 gene encoding L-type lectin-domain containing receptor kinase S.4-like: MVSCLIFLCPIICFSILVSSEVDEFIYTRFNEPNNNNISLSGVAEIAQNGFLQLTNDTSRLMGHAFYSSPFHFKNSSNNSTAFSFSTCFAFAIVPEYPKLGGHGLVFTVSHSKDFSTALPSQYLGLLNASDVGNFSNHIFAVEFDTVRDFEFGDINDNHVGVNLNSLQSNMSAAAAYYKDNESVKEDLNLKSGKIILAWIEYDSVKKLVNVTLSPTSLKPKIPLFSYHLDLSPILKETMYVGFSASTGLLASSHYILGWSFKLNGEAKFLDLDSLPSLPGAKKKHTGLIIVISIAAAVFALSSILVAIYLIWRFKNADVIEPWELEIGPHRYSYQELKQATKGFKDSELLGRGGFGKVYKGILRNSKTQIAVKRISHESKQGLKEFVSEIASIGRLRHRNLVQLLGWCRRRGDLLLVYDFMPNGSLDNFLFDQPKLVLTWEQRFKIIKGVASGLLYLHEGYEQVVVHRDVKASNVLLDGELNGKLGDFGLARLYEHGSNPCTTRVVGTLGYLAPELPRTGRATTSSDVFAFGALLLEVVCGRRPIEPKAEPQEFVLVDLVWDKWREGKILEVVDYRLKGEFDENEVLMVLKLGLMCSNNQPLARPSIRQVVRYLEGEILMPEAPTGQNADDGELGFDETERWNSLGSTNIIKSSSFTCLSNADEDGNFASFSTSPLPLLYSGEVPRY, from the coding sequence ATGGTAAGTTGTCTTATATTCCTCTGCCCCATCATTTGTTTCTCAATTCTTGTTTCATCTGAGGTTGATGAATTCATATATACAAGATTCAATGAACCAAATAACAACAACATAAGCTTGAGTGGAGTTGCAGAAATAGCCCAAAATGGGTTTCTTCAGCTAACCAATGACACAAGTAGACTAATGGGCCATGCCTTTTATTCTTCACCTTTCCACTTCAAGAACTCCAGTAATAATAGTACCGCCTTCTCTTTCTCAACATGTTTTGCTTTCGCTATCGTCCCTGAATATCCAAAACTAGGTGGCCATGGCTTAGTATTCACTGTTTCTCACTCAAAAGATTTTAGTACAGCTCTTCCAAGTCAGTATTTAGGCCTGCTTAATGCAAGTGATGTTGGTAATTTCTCTAATCACATTTTTGCTGTTGAATTCGACACGGTACGAGATTTTGAGTTCGGAGATATTAATGATAACCATGTTGGTGTCAACCTCAACAGTTTACAGTCCAATATGTCTGCTGCAGCTGCTTACTATAAGGATAATGAGTCAGTGAAAGAAGATTTGAATCTCAAAAGTGGAAAGATTATTCTTGCTTGGATAGAATATGATTCTGTCAAGAAATTAGTTAATGTTACTCTTTCACCAACTTCTTTAAAACCCAAAATTCCTCTTTTCTCTTATCATTTAGACctctctccaattctcaaggaaACTATGTATGTTGGCTTCTCTGCTTCTACTGGTTTGCTTGCAAGTTCACATTACATTTTAGGTTGGAGTTTTAAGTTAAATGGAGAAGCTAAATTTTTAGACTTGGATTCTTTGCCATCACTTCCTGGAGCCAAGAAGAAACACACTGGCTTAATTATAGTCATCTCAATTGCTGCAGCTGTTTTCGCGTTAAGCTCGATCTTGGTTGCTATTTATTTAATCTGGAGGTTCAAGAATGCTGATGTAATAGAGCCTTGGGAGCTTGAGATTGGTCCTCACAGATATTCTTACCAAGAACTCAAGCAAGCTACTAAAGGTTTTAAGGACAGTGAACTACTCGGGCGTGGCGGATTTGGTAAAGTTTACAAGGGTATTTTACGAAattcaaaaacacaaattgcCGTGAAGCGCATTTCGCATGAATCTAAACAAGGTTTGAAGGAATTTGTGTCTGAAATTGCCAGCATTGGAAGACTCCGTCATAGGAATTTGGTGCAATTGCTAGGGTGGTGTAGGCGTCGTGGTGATTTGTTGCTTGTGTATGATTTTATGCCTAATGGAAGCTTGGATAACTTCTTGTTTGATCAGCCCAAATTGGTATTGACATGGGAACAAAGGTTCAAGATAATCAAAGGGGTTGCTTCTGGTTTACTATATTTACATGAAGGCTATGAACAAGTTGTGGTACATCGAGACGTTAAGGCTAGTAATGTGCTACTAGACGGTGAATTAAACGGAAAGCTTGGGGATTTTGGACTAGCAAGATTATATGAGCACGGATCAAATCCGTGCACGACTAGGGTGGTAGGCACATTGGGGTACCTTGCACCAGAATTGCCAAGAACAGGACGGGCCACTACGAGTTCTGATGTGTTTGCCTTTGGTGCTTTGTTACTCGAGGTAGTCTGTGGACGTAGGCCGATTGAGCCCAAGGCAGAACCTCAGGAGTTTGTACTGGTGGATTTGGTGTGGGACAAATGGAGAGAAGGGAAAATTCTTGAGGTTGTGGACTACAGATTGAAAGGTGAATTCGATGAGAATGAGGTTTTGATGGTATTAAAATTAGGATTAATGTGCTCAAATAACCAGCCATTGGCGCGGCCGAGCATTAGGCAAGTGGTAAGATACTTGGAAGGTGAAATTCTGATGCCTGAGGCTCCAACAGGGCAAAATGCTGATGATGGAGAATTGGGGTTCGACGAAACTGAACGTTGGAATTCTTTAGGATCAACTAATATTATCAAGTCAAGTTCATTTACATGTTTGTCTAATGCAGATGAAGATGGTAATTTTGCTTCTTTTTCTACTTCACCACTTCCACTTCTGTATAGTGGTGAAGTACCTAGATACTGA